AAATCATCACCCTCCTGAAAATATGGGGTTTTCACCTTCATTTTCTTGCAGTGCTATGGGAGCCCTAATATTGGGTTGCCTTCTGCTTCAAGCATCAAACTCTAATGCTCAGTTGAGGCCTGACTTCTACTTCAGGACTTGCCCATCTGTTTTCAGCATCATTGGGGATACCATCGTCGATGAACTGCGGAGTGATCCTCGTATTGCTGCGAGCATCCTTCGTCTTCACTTCCATGACTGCTTTGTTCGTGTAAGAACTTAAAagtatcatttttaattatcGAAGATAATCCACGGCCTCTACTTTTACATACCATTTGCCAATATATAGAAGTAGTAGAGGCTAGATTAAAAGCCATATATTTGAATAGTAAATCATGACACCATCTTATATATGTTATCTATATGTGGTTATTGTAGGGTTGCGATGCATCGATCTTGCTAGACAATTCCACATCATTCCGGACCGAGAAAGATGCTGCTCCAAACGCAAATTCGGTTCGAGGGTTCAATGTCATAGATAGAATGAAAGCATCCCTTGAGAGAGCTTGCCCGAGAACGGTGTCTTGTGCAGATATGCTCACCATCGCCTCTCAAATATCAGTGCTTTTGGTATATAACTGATATGCCTAGATAACTTATAGCTCAGATGAAACTAATcgaaaatattatgattttgacgtcaatgttttttgttctatatatagTCGGGAGGTCCATGGTGGCCGGTACCGTTGGGGAGGAGAGACAGCGTAGAAGCTTTCTTCGACTTGGCTAATACAGCTCTTCCCTCTCCATTTTtcacacttgctcaacttaaaGCTGCTTTTGCTGACGTTGGCCTTAACCGCGCCTCGGATCTAGTCGCTCTTTCTGGTAATTTTCATGCATTGTTTCAATAGATATCATCTATATAATTAAAGGTTTTAACTCGAACTTTTAATAGAATGCATGCTTAACTTCAATTGTTACTATTTAGTTTATACTTTCTTAGAAATGGTTTGGTTGGCTTTGATAAAAGTTTGtactaaaatatttgttaaattaaacTGAATCTAGTCATaatgatcaaataaaattatttgctagattttgagaaacaaaaaaaaagactttataGAAAACCATctcaaacaaatatataccacgtcacttttaattataaaaaatgacttggtaaaaaaaaaaacatgaccatctttgaaaagaaaacatacaatgtatatataatctttCATTTGTCAAAATGGTAGGTGATCACACATTTGGAAAAGCACAATGCCAATTCGTGACACCTCGTCTCTACAACTTCAATGGAACCAACAGACCAGACCCAACTCTGAACCCAACTTACCTCACCGAACTCCGTCGATTATGCCCTCGAAACGGAAACGGCACCGTTCTGGTCGACTTCGATTCCGTGACTCCAAACGCTTTCGATAGTCAATACTACACCAATCTCCGTAACGGCAAAGGTCTTATTCAGAGTGACCAAGAACTCTTCTCGACTCCAGGAGCCGACACCATTCCACTAGTAAACCAATACAGCAGCAGCACGTTCGTGTTCTTCCGAGCATTCGTTGAGGCAATGATCAGGATGGGAAATCTTAGACCATTGACTGGAACGCAAGGCGAGATAAGACAGAACTGTAGGGTTGTGAATTCACGAAGAATTAGGGTTGTGGAGAACGACGATGGTGTTGTGAGTTCTATTTGATTATGCATGTTAGTGATATATGGATAATGTAAGAACGTATAAGAATGTGTGGGAACATTTCGACTAAATAACGTTCTTACAAGTTATGAGATTTATGAAATTTGGTCTTAGTTGATGATACCTTTGATTCGATTTTATGAGTACTAAAAAAAGTGTATGAATTACGTGGTGATAATATAAGCCCAAAGGACGAAAACAACATAGAAGCCCAATTTTAAAGAATATGTAAGCAGATTTGGTTGctacatcatcatcaactcCTCCATTCAATCCTAGTCAGGCGGAGATGATAAAGATAAGAGGGACAATATTCATAATTTTGGTACTCATACGTGCAAGTGAGTTGGCTCACGGCAAAcagaaaacaatttaaatttcGACCCACACCACTAAAGAATATCTTAATGTAATCAGAcgcataataaaataaaaaagtacgCGAATTGATTACAATTGTAGGTTTCATTGGGacaaacaacatttttttttttttttgggttgctAATGGGACAAACAATATTTAGACGCATTTTATCATAAACTTGAAAGCACGTGCACCGTACAAACCTATGGTCCCTCCATACTTTGTATTTATATAACTTTATGCCACTATTTTGGGATTTTGTATACGCGTTATAGAAAGGAAAGACACATAATATATGTGTATGATCTTTGTCTTTGGGAtagttgatttattttcaaaaggaaagacaaatatttgttcaatcttacactacaagaaaacaaccgATTTGCGATGGAAGAATTTATCGCAAGTTCCTCGCAAATAAACAATCGTAAGGGATTTGCGAGAAACAACGattcctcgcaaatcgcgtctcgcaaattaaatatatcgcaaatccctcgcaattttTGCGAGGAACTTTTTCCCTCGCAAAGTCCTCGCAAATTGCGAGGACCACACTCCTCGCACATCCCTAGCCGTTTGCGAGACACCTCCTGACTCGCAAATCTGAAGCAATTTGCGAGGAATAAAATCCATCGCAAATACATTGCAAGATTCAATCCTcgcaaattttaaaatgaaatataggTTTGCAAATTCTGgattaaattgaaattaatctcgaattagaaaatataatgaATTAGGAATGaaaattgaattgaaaatatattaaaattaaattgaaattaaaattaaaattaggaatagaagatataaaaattaaaattaaagttaaCTTGTCTTGacaaaaaatttacattacaaaacatagtctttaattaagaaaattaagagaGATGATAAAAGGAAGAGTAATTAAAAAGATTGAGAAAGAGAGGTGATGTTTCTGGCATTACTTCCGCTACCGGCATTGGTTTCTGTTCCATCGGTGTTGCCCTCTTCTCCGGCTACTGGTGTTGCCGTCGGTGTTGCCATCGATGTTGCCATTGTCTTGTTTCGAAACTTTGCAGCAAACTCAGGATCTTTTTCAGCAAGATAGTCGAAATAAGCATCATAGCTATGCATCCTTTGTGCACTCTCTTGGATTTGACTCGCTTGAGTCTGAATACATTCCTCAGCAGCAGCTAGTTTCTGAGCCAAAATGATTGGATCATTAGCTGGAGACACAGGCGGCGGTGGACAGCTACTTGAAGAAGACGCTTCAAATTGCATTGAACCAACCCCGAAa
The Camelina sativa cultivar DH55 chromosome 6, Cs, whole genome shotgun sequence genome window above contains:
- the LOC104792639 gene encoding peroxidase C3-like, yielding MGFSPSFSCSAMGALILGCLLLQASNSNAQLRPDFYFRTCPSVFSIIGDTIVDELRSDPRIAASILRLHFHDCFVRGCDASILLDNSTSFRTEKDAAPNANSVRGFNVIDRMKASLERACPRTVSCADMLTIASQISVLLSGGPWWPVPLGRRDSVEAFFDLANTALPSPFFTLAQLKAAFADVGLNRASDLVALSGDHTFGKAQCQFVTPRLYNFNGTNRPDPTLNPTYLTELRRLCPRNGNGTVLVDFDSVTPNAFDSQYYTNLRNGKGLIQSDQELFSTPGADTIPLVNQYSSSTFVFFRAFVEAMIRMGNLRPLTGTQGEIRQNCRVVNSRRIRVVENDDGVVSSI